A stretch of Chitinophaga caeni DNA encodes these proteins:
- a CDS encoding L-rhamnose mutarotase produces the protein MSTRRYCMALDLKDDPKLIAEYEQYHAAVWPEIADSILSSGVILLEIYRIMNRLFMIMEVDEQFSFEKKAAMDAANPKVQEWEALMWKYQQALPVAKEGEKWIMMDKICAIS, from the coding sequence ATGAGCACGAGAAGATATTGCATGGCTTTAGATTTAAAGGACGATCCCAAGCTGATTGCCGAATACGAGCAATACCATGCCGCGGTTTGGCCGGAAATAGCGGATAGCATTCTTTCCAGCGGTGTAATATTGCTAGAGATCTACAGGATCATGAACAGGTTGTTTATGATCATGGAAGTTGATGAGCAATTTAGCTTCGAAAAGAAAGCCGCCATGGATGCAGCCAACCCGAAAGTCCAGGAATGGGAAGCCTTAATGTGGAAATACCAGCAGGCATTACCCGTTGCCAAGGAGGGTGAAAAATGGATCATGATGGATAAAATTTGCGCTATATCTTAA
- a CDS encoding amidohydrolase family protein: protein MSICIDAHQHFWKYEPVKDAWITDDMSMIQRDFFPGDLAAELQANGIDACVAVQADQSLLETRFLLDLANEHTFIRGVVGWIDLKADDIERQLSEWSKFPKLKGFRHIVQAEKDPGFLLQEDFKRGIKALAKHHFTYDILVYHTQLKQVIPFVAQFPNQAFVLDHLGKPGIKDKEISVWKDEIAYLAQQQHVCCKLSGLVTEADWKNWKYDDLLPYLDVALQAFGPKRLMFGSDWPVSLLGGGYQQIKEIIERFIDPLTTAEKVAIMGENAIRFYNL from the coding sequence ATGTCAATTTGCATCGACGCGCATCAACATTTCTGGAAATATGAACCGGTTAAGGATGCTTGGATTACAGATGATATGTCCATGATCCAAAGGGATTTCTTTCCCGGTGATTTGGCAGCGGAATTACAGGCAAACGGTATTGATGCCTGCGTTGCCGTACAAGCGGATCAATCATTGTTAGAAACACGCTTCTTACTGGATTTAGCTAACGAACACACCTTTATCCGAGGTGTTGTTGGTTGGATTGATTTAAAGGCTGATGATATCGAAAGGCAATTGTCGGAATGGTCCAAGTTCCCGAAGCTGAAAGGCTTTCGCCACATCGTTCAAGCTGAGAAGGATCCGGGATTTTTATTGCAGGAAGATTTTAAAAGGGGAATTAAAGCTCTAGCCAAGCATCATTTTACATATGATATCCTTGTATACCATACACAATTAAAACAAGTTATTCCATTCGTTGCACAATTTCCCAACCAAGCATTTGTACTGGATCACCTGGGGAAACCCGGCATTAAAGACAAGGAGATTTCTGTTTGGAAGGACGAGATTGCTTACTTGGCACAACAACAGCATGTGTGTTGCAAGTTGAGCGGGTTGGTGACGGAAGCGGATTGGAAAAATTGGAAATATGATGATCTATTACCCTACCTGGATGTTGCTTTGCAAGCATTTGGCCCCAAGCGATTGATGTTTGGGTCTGATTGGCCGGTTTCGTTGCTAGGGGGCGGTTATCAACAAATCAAAGAAATTATTGAACGTTTTATAGATCCTTTGACTACAGCGGAAAAAGTCGC